The following proteins come from a genomic window of Larimichthys crocea isolate SSNF chromosome III, L_crocea_2.0, whole genome shotgun sequence:
- the ccnj gene encoding cyclin-J — MELEDQWWKGQLAADIYQALRYKELKLPSYKGQSPQLNLRRYFADLIAIVSNRFRLCPAARHLAVYLLDLFMDRYDVTVQQLHMVSLSCLLLASKFEEREDRVPKLETLNSLGCMSSMNLVLTKQGLLHMELLLLETFQWNLYLPTAAHFIEYYLSIAVHEGDLHDGWPMTCLEKTKLYMAKYADYFLEVSLQDHVFLCFAPSLVAAACVATSRLILHLSPTWPSRLQRLTGYTWENLVPCAEKQLIAHDSDVKEAGKQKCQQPGQQQQGQTAYHSSGQTATVAQYLHRPSMQYPQQAPQPGLAPNHRPASYLSHSTTGPQPPNGPQHGNTQAITTSLDPKSNIPNRAYQVSMHYTCAAPCFDR, encoded by the exons ATGGAGCTAGAGGACCAATGGTGGAAAGGACAGCTCGCTGCAGATATTTACCAGGCGCTACGATACAAA GAGCTCAAGTTGCCTTCCTACAAAGGTCAGTCCCCTCAGCTCAACCTGAGAAGATACTTTGCAGACCTCATAGCCATCGTCAGCAACCGCTTCAGGCTGTGTCCTGCAGCCAGACACCTGGCCGTCTACCTGCTGGACCTCTTCATGGACCGCTATGATGTGACGGTGCAGCAGCTTCACATGGTCTCACTGTCGTGTCTTCTCTTGGCCA GCAAATTTGAGGAACGGGAGGACCGGGTGCCCAAGCTAGAGACCCTGAACAGCCTGGGCTGCATGAGCTCCATGAATCTGGTCCTGACCAAGCAGGGTTTACTTCACATGGAGCTCCTCCTGCTGGAGACCTTCCAGTGGAACCTGTACCTCCCCACAGCTGCTCATTTCATAGAATACTACCTGTCTATTGCCGTCCACGAGGGAGACCTCCATGATGGTTGGCCTATGACCTGCCTGGAGAAGACCAAACTGTACATGGCCAAGTATGCTGATTACTTCCTGGAGGTTTCCTTGCAAG atcatgtgtttttgtgttttgcccCCTCACTGGTGGCTGCTGCATGTGTGGCCACCTCCCGCCTCATCCTCCACCTGTCCCCTACATGGCCATCCCGACTGCAGCGCCTGACAGGCTACACATGGGAGAACCTGGTCCCATGTGCTGAGAAACAGctcat TGCACATGACAGTGATGTTAAAGAGGCCGGCAAGCAGAAGTGTCAGCAGCccggtcagcagcagcagggccagACGGCGTACCACAGTTCAGGCCAGACAGCCACTGTGGCTCAGTACCTGCACCGGCCCAGCATGCAGTATCCCCAGCAGGCTCCCCAGCCGGGCCTGGCTCCTAACCACAGGCCTGCCTCCTACCTCAGCCACTCTACCACTGGGCCACAGCCTCCTAACGGCCCTCAGCACGGCAACACCCAGGCCATCACTACCTCACTGGATCCAAAGTCCAACATTCCCAACAGGGCTTACCAAGTCAGCATGCACTACACCTGTGCTGCTCCGTGCTTTGACAGATGA
- the btaf1 gene encoding TATA-binding protein-associated factor 172 has translation MAVSRLDRLFILLDTGTTPVTRKAAAQQLGEVVKLHPHELNNLLSKVLTYLRSPNWDTRIAAGQAVEAIVKNIPEWDPSPKPKEESCEDLSPEDSSCDRLTFYHFDISRLLKHGASLLGSAGAEFELQDEKTGEMDPKERLARQRKLLQKKLGLDMGAAIGMDTEELFNDEDLDYTCQTSGFRAHGSKTTAGSSSRNHIPIQAAELIDSEFRPGMSSRQKNKAKRMAKLVAKQRSRDMDPNEKSNDSFEGEPEEKRRKTTNVVIDQPATEHKVLIDNVPDNSGLLEEIHEWPLESFCEELCNDLFNPSWEVRHGAGTGLREILKSHGAGGGKLVGSTAEQMSRQHQEWIEDLVIRLLCVFALDRFGDFVSDEVVAPVRETCAQTLGVALRHMNETGVSMTVDVLLKLLKEDQWEVRHGGLLGIKYALAVRQDLISVLLPRVLPAITVGLQDLDDDVRAVAASSLIPVVEGLVQLLPNKVPFIVNTLWDSLLDLDDLTASTNSIMTLLSSLLTYPQVRESSMQQSLTVLVPRVWPFLRHTISSVRRAALETLFTLLSKADQSCAMWINPILQDMLRHIFQSCILESNEEILELIQKVWMELLSQAPQQYVVAASCPWMGAWLCLMMQASHIPIDLNMLLEVKARCKDKAGTKARQGTNQVKETVQEYIAGAETVTDDAVTRDYVVVRARLMAARLLGALCRCICDPQLNAASQEIRPAESLGQLLLFHLNSKSALQRIAVALVLCEWSALQKDCQVVSSMVHPRLLGILSEQLYYDEIAIPFTRMQNECKQLIALLADSNIDLQDRLNCSVFTIDQANELVTTIFTESTAGLNVKSKQWQALDSKRQQAQATVMETNTDWQQLHLRVHMFTACAVINLQVLPDKLNPLVRPLMEAIKREENTLIQGYAASFIAKLLQQCAGRSPCPNPKIIKNLCASSCVDSTATPSSACPVPPTQENAKGSGLEKDGMHHMVNKTRGIITLYRHQRAAFAITSKRGPAPKAPKTPSTELPPGSTISTDNDESKKPFLIQRRGAEFSLTTIARHFGADLTKSLPYLWENTVGPLRTVVTENHSIDRQVQLERGDGAAQDLVNSLQVLEVMAGAMAAELKPLLLEHLPHLFTCLQHPYTAVRHMTARCVGVLSKIAMLETMNSFLECVLPWLAAIEDCTKQEGAIEALACVMEQLDVDIVPYIVLLVVPVLGRMSDPSDSIRFMATQCFATLIRLLPLEAGIPDPPAMSADLIRQKARERHFLEQLLDGRKLENYKIPVPIKAELRKYQQDGVNWLSFLNKYKLHGILCDDMGLGKTLQSICILAGDHYLRTQEYAKTKAADCSPMPSLVVCPPTLTGHWVDEVGKFCTKEYLNPLHYTGPPTERMRLQHQVKKHNLIVASYDVVRNDIDFFRNIKFNYCILDEGHVIKNGKTKLSKAIKQLAANFRVILSGTPIQNNVLELWSLFDFLMPGFLGTERQFAARYGKPILASRDAKSSSREQEAGVLAMEALHRQVLPFLLRRMKEDVLQDLPPKIIQDYYCNLSPLQVQLYEDFAKSRAKASVEDSISTASTEEEEKPKLKATGHVFQALQYLRKLCNHPSLVLTPQHPEYKRISEQLTSQNSSLRDIQHAPKLSALKQLLLDCGLGGGGGSEGGTEAVVAQHRVLIFCQLKSMLDIVEHDLLKPKLPSVTYLRLDGSVPAGLRHSIVSRFNNDPSIDVLLLTTHVGGLGLNLTGADTVVFVEHDWNPMRDLQAMDRAHRIGQKRVVNVYRLITRGTLEEKIMGLQKFKMSIANTIISQDNASLQSMGTDQLLNLFTLDKGEKGEKGEQSPSTSGKASMKSVLDGLGELWDQQQYDTEYNLDNFMHSLQ, from the exons ATGGCTGTGTCAAG ACTTGATCGTTTGTTTATCCTGCTTGACACCGGAACAACACCAGTAACCAGGAAAGCAGCAGCCCAGCAGCTTGGAGAAGTGGTCAAACTCCACCCACATGAACTAAACAACCTCCTGTCAAAg GTCTTGACCTACCTAAGGAGTCCCAACTGGGACACTCGTATAGCAGCAGGCCAAGCTGTAGAGGCCATTGTGAAGAATATTCCTGAGTGGGACCCGAGCCCAAAGCCTAAAGAAG aGTCTTGTGAGGACTTGTCTCCAGAGGACTCCTCTTGTGACCGCTTGACTTTCTACCACTTTGACATCTCCCGCCTACTCAAACACGGGGCGTCTCTGCTCGGATCTGCCGGGGCAGAGTTTGAGCTGCAGGATGAAAAAACTG GTGAGATGGACCCAAAGGAACGCCTGGCCCGACAGAGAAAGCTCCTCCAGAAGAAATTGGGTCTGGATATGGGTGCTGCTATCGGCATGGATACAGAGGAGCTGTTCAATGACGAGGACCTAGACTACACCTGCCAAACCAGTGGGTTTCGAGCCCATGGAAGCAAAACCACAGCTGGATCCAGCTCCCGTAACCACATA CCCATTCAGGCTGCCGAGTTGATCGACTCAGAGTTCCGGCCAGGCATGAGCAGTCGTCAGAAGAATAAGGCTAAGAGGATGGCCAAGCTAGTGGCCAAACAAAGATCCAGAGACATGGATCCAAATGAAAAGAG TAACGACAGTTTCGAGGGTGAACCTGAAGAGAAACGAAGGAAAACCACCAATGTAGTTATCGACCAGCCGGCAACAGAGCATAAAGTCTTAATCGACAACGTTCCAGATAATTCGGGTCTTTTAGAGGAA ATACACGAGTGGCCTCTAGAGAGCTTCTGTGAGGAGCTCTGCAACGATCTCTTCAATCCCTCATGGGAg GTTCGTCATGGTGCAGGCACAGGTCTTAGAGAAATACTCAAGTCCCATGGTGCTGGTGGTGGGAAGCTGGTGGGAAGCACTGCAGAACAG ATGTCACGGCAGCATCAGGAGTGGATAGAAGACCTGGTCATCCGGCTGCTCTGTGTCTTCGCTCTGGACCGCTTTGGAGATTTCGTATCTGATGAG GTGGTGGCTCCTGTCAGGGAGACGTGTGCCCAAACACTCGGCGTGGCCCTTCGCCACATGAATGAAACCGGGGTTTCCATGACAGTCGACGTCCTGCTGAAGCTGCTAAAAGAAGACCAGTGGGAGGTCCGTCATGGAGGCCTGCTGGGGATCAAGTACGCCCTGGCTGTCCGACAG GACCTGATCTCTGTCTTACTGCCCCGGGTGCTCCCTGCCATTACTGTAGGCCTACAGGACCTAGATGATGACGTTCGGGCTGTGGCAGCCTCTTCCCTCATCCCTGTGGTGGAAGGCTTGGTACAGCTACTGCCCAATAAG gtACCCTTCATCGTCAACACACTATGGGATTCTCTTTTGGACCTGGACGACCTCACTGCTTCCACCAACAGCATCATGACATTGCTGTCTTCGTTGCTAACCTACCCGCAAGTCCGAGAGTCCAG CATGCAGCAGTCATTAACAGTTTTAGTCCCTCGGGTTTGGCCGTTCTTGAGACACACGATATCGTCAGTAAGACGGGCCGCACTGGAAACCCTTTTCACACTGCTGTCTAAAGCTGACCAG AGCTGTGCGATGTGGATCAACCCAATCTTACAAGATATGCTCCGACACATCTTCCAGTCCTGCATACTGGAAAGCAATGAGGAAATCCTTGAACTGATCCAAAAG GTGTGGATGGAGCTGCTGTCTCAGGCCCCCCAGCAGTATGTGGTAGCAGCTAGCTGTCCATGGATGGGCGCCTGGCTCTGCCTCATGATGCAGGCCTCACACATTCCCATAGACTTGAACATGCTGCTGGAAGTGAAGGCTCGCTGCAAG GATAAGGCTGGTACAAAGGCACGTCAAGGGACCAATCAGGTGAAGGAAACAGTCCAGGAGTATATAGCCGGCGCAGAGACGGTGACAGATGATGCAGTGACAAGGGACTATGTGGTGGTTCGTGCTCGCCTCATGGCTGCCag ATTGCTGGGAGCTCTGTGTAGGTGTATCTGTGACCCTCAGCTCAATGCTGCATCTCAGGAGATCCGACCTGCCGAGTCTCTAGGCCAGCTGTTGCTGTTCCATCTCAACTCCAAGTCTGCCCTGCAGCGCATAGCCGTGGCTCTGGTGCTTTGCGAGTGGTCTGCACTGCAGAAG gATTGTCAGGTGGTTTCATCCATGGTGCATCCTCGTCTTTTAGGCATTCTGTCAGAGCAGCTGTACTACGACGAAATTGCCATCCCCTTCACACGCATGCAGAATGAGTGCAAGCAGCTCATCGCACTGCTAGCTGATTCCAACATAGACCTGCAAGACCGTCTGAATTGTAGCGTTTTTACAATTGATCAAGCCAATGAACTG GTAACCACCATCTTTACAGAGTCAACTGCAGGTCTCAACGTGAAGTCCAAACAGTGGCAGGCACTGGACAGTAAACGTCAGCAGGCTCAGGCGACAGTGATGGAGACCAACACAGACTGGCAGCAGCTGCATCTTCGCGTccacatgttcacagcctgtgCAGTGATTAACCTGCAGGTGCTTCCCGACAAGCTCAACCCACTGGTCAGGCCTCTGATGGAGGCCATCAAGCGGGAGGAGAACACTCTGATCCAGGGATACGCTGCCTCTTTTATAGccaagctgctgcagcagtgtgcTGGACGCTCGCCTTGTCCCAACCCCAAGATCATCAAAAACCTCTGTGCCTCTTCCTGCGTGGACTCCACAGCCACACCCTCATCTGCTTGTCCTGTACCCCCCACACAAGAAAATGCCAAAG GCAGTGGGTTGGAGAAAGACGGCATGCATCACATGGTCAACAAAACCCGAGGCATCATCACCCTGTACCGTCACCAAAGGGCAGCATTTGCCATCACCAGTAAGAGAGGGCCAGCACCTAAAGCCCCAAAGACCCCCAGCACAGAGCTTCCTCCTGGCAGCACCATCAGCACTGATAATGATGAG AGCAAGAAGCCATTTCTTATTCAGAGACGAGGGGCAGAGTTCTCCTTAACAACTATTGCCAGGCACTTCGGTGCAGACCTCACCAAGTCTCTGCCGTACCTGTGGGAGAACACAGTGGGACCACTGAGAACAGTGGTGACTGAAAATCATAGCATTG ATAGGCAGGTTCAGCTGGAGAGGGGAGACGGTGCGGCTCAGGACCTGGTCAACTCTCTACAAGTGCTGGAAGTTATGGCTGGAGCCATGGCCGCTGAACTCAAACCTTTG CTACTGGAGCACCTACCCCACCTGTTCACTTGCCTGCAGCACCCGTACACAGCGGTGCGTCACATGACAGCGCGCTGTGTGGGTGTGCTCAGTAAGATAGCCATGCTGGAGACCATGAACAGCTTCCTGGAGTGTGTGCTCCCCTGGTTAGCTGCTATTGAAGACTGCACCAAACAGGAGGGCGCCATCGAGGCTTTAGCCT GTGTCATGGAGCAGCTGGATGTGGACATCGTACCCTACATTGTGCTGCTTGTAGTACCAGTGCTGGGCCGTATGAGTGACCCCAGTGATAGCATTCGTTTCATGGCCACACAGTGCTTTGCTACACTCATCCGCCTGTTACCCCTGGAG GCAGGTATACCTGACCCTCCAGCCATGTCTGCTGACCTGATCCGCCAGAAGGCCAGAGAACGCCACTTCCTGGAGCAGCTACTAGATGGCCGAAAACTGGAGAACTATAAGATCCCTGTGCCTATTAAAGCTGAGCTCAGGAAGTACCAGCAG GATGGAGTGAACTGGCTGTCCTTCCTGAACAAGTACAAGCTGCACGGGATCCTGTGTGACGACATGGGCCTCGGCAAGACGCTGCAGTCCATCTGCATTCTGGCAGGAGATCACTACCTCAG GACACAGGAATATGCCAAGACTAAGGCCGCAGACTGCAGCCCCATGCCCTCTCTGGTGGTGTGTCCTCCCACGCTGACTGGTCACTGGGTGGATGAAGTTGGCAAGTTCTGCACCAAAGAGTACCTCAACCCGCTGCACTACACTGGGCCTCCTACAGAGCGAATGCG GTTGCAGCACCAagtgaaaaaacacaatctTATAGTAGCCTCTTACGATGTTGTACGGAACGACATTGACTTTTTTAG aaatataaaattTAACTACTGTATCCTTGATGAGGGTCACGTCATCAAGAACGGGAAAACCAAACTTTCCAAAGCCATCAAGCAGTTGGCTGCCAACTTCCGAGTCATCTTGTCAGGAACACCCATCCAG AACAATGTCCTGGAGCTCTGGTCATTGTTCGACTTCCTCATGCCGGGATTCCTTGGAACAGAACGTCAGTTTGCCGCTCGCTATGGAAAACCAATCCTGGCCAGCCGTGATGCCAAAAGTTCCTCACGGGAACAGGAGGCAG GTGTCCTGGCGATGGAGGCCCTACATCGCCAGGTGCTACCCTTCCTtctgaggaggatgaaggaggaTGTCCTCCAGGACCTTCCTCCTAAGATAATTCAGGACTATTACTGTAACCTGAGTCCTCTGCAG GTTCAGCTCTATGAAGACTTTGCAAAGTCTCGAGCCAAGGCCAGCGTGGAGGACAGCATCTCTACAGCCTcgacagaagaggaggaaaagccGAAGCTGAAGGCCACAGGCCACGTCTTCCAG GCGCTGCAGTACCTACGGAAGCTATGCAACCACCCAAGCTTGGTCCTGACCCCGCAGCATCCAGAGTACAAACGCATCAGTGAGCAGCTGACGAGCCAGAACTCGAGCCTGCGGGACATTCAGCACGCACCCAAACTCTCCGCTCTCAAACAG TTGCTGCTGGACTGCGGCCTTGGTGGTGGCGGCGGATCAGAGGGGGGCACCGAGGCGGTGGTGGCCCAGCATCGTGtgctcattttctgtcagttaaAGAGCATGCTGGACATTGTGGAGCACGACCTGCTGAAACCCAAACTGCCCTCGGTCACCTACCTGAGGTTGGACGGCAGCGTGCCGGCGGGCCTGCGTCACTCCATCGTTTCCAG ATTTAACAACGACCCTTCCATTGACGTGCTGCTGCTGACCACCCACGTCGGCGGTCTGGGTCTGAACCTGACGGGCGCAGACACGGTGGTGTTTGTGGAACATGACTGGAACCCCATGAGGGACCTGCAGGCCATGGATCGAGCCCACAGGATAGGACAG AAACGCGTGGTGAACGTGTACAGGCTGATCACGCGAGGCACACTCGAGGAGAAGATCATGGGCCTGCAGAAATTCAAGATGAGCATCGCCAACACCATCATCAGCCAAGACAACGCCAGCCTGCAGAGCATGGGCACAGACCAGCTCCTCAACCTCTTCACTCTGGACAAG GGCgagaagggagagaaaggtGAGCAGTCGCCGTCAACCTCAGGGAAGGCCTCCATGAAGTCCGTGCTGGACGGACTGGGAGAGCTATGGGACCAGCAGCAGTACGACACAGAGTACAACCTGGACAACTTTATGCACTCCCTGCAGTAG